The DNA window TCAGAAAACGATGATTCCGACGGGGCGCGAAGCGGTTCGCGAGAAAGAACCACTGTCGCTGAATGGTGTTCAGCTTGACAATGCCTATGAGCTGAAAACGGGTGAGGAAGGCTATCTGGAAACCAGCCTGCGTTCGGATGCTGCCAACGCCAGTATCGTTATGCGCCAGCAAACGGGGCCGGGCAAACTTAACTACCTGGTATGTTTCACGCCACCCCGCCGGGACAGTGTCGCCATTGAGCCACTGTCGGCCAACGTTGACTCGTTCAACAACGGTGAAGGATTAGTCGTGCTGACACCGGGCCACACGTTCTGCGGAGACATAAGTGTCCGGCTTGAGTAAGGCAATGGGGCGTTGAACCCCCTCCGAGTTCTCCCTGACGGAGAGGGCTATTTTACCCCTAAATCCCCTGAAGGGCAGGGTTGTTATGTTCTGGATAATCTACCCCCCAGCCCCCTAAAGGGGGAGCATTCCGTAAATAGACTTCTCCCCCTTCAGGGGGCCGGGGGGTAAACAGACCGAAGAAAATTTGACCATTATCGGCCCTGCCCTGAAGGGGATTTAGGGGTAGAAGGGTCCTGTCAAAACCTTCATGCCAAAAAACCGTAATAGCCCTGATGGGAGGGGCGTTAATTATTGCCTAACGGCCCGGTGATTGTGGGCTGGTGCTGCGGAGTCCGTCAGGGTAAGCTGTACCACGTCGCCCTGCTGCCAGGCATCGGCACCGGGCTGAATCGGCGGGGATGCGATCGTGGCCCGGTCTTTCCTCTTTGCGTCCGTCGACACGCCGAACCGGCGGTTTCGGTCGGCTACCAACGCTGGGTTTAGCTGTCCGTCTTTCGTAAAGCCCATCATAATCATCGGGTGGCCGATGGGTAGCGTAAAATCCTGGTCGGTGTGCCAGGTATGAAACGTCTTGCCGTAGGTCGACACCAGCTTTTCCATCAGTTCGTGCTCGGCTAGTTCCGGAATGCCGGGCGCAATCAATTGACCGGATTTTACTTCGAACACGTGGCTGTGCCACAGCTTTTTTTCGTCAGTGGGCAGGCTGGCAAACAGCTTCTCCGAAACGATGTATTCAACCCCCATGATCTTGGCGTTTTCGCCATTGCCGTCGTAGATGATGCACTGGGTTACGTCTTCGTTGATGACCGAGCAGAAGTGGTGCGCTTCCATCTGCCCCCGCTGATCGCCGTTGTAAAAGTGAAAACCGTCCAGATACATGCTCAGCTTACGCAGCGGGGCTTTATTCTGGAGCAGGTCGGCACCGGCGGCCAGTGTCTTGGTTTTGGCGGTCGTCGTTTCGCCCGGCGACTTAACGTTCGACGATGTATTGTCGCCCCCGCAGCCCAGCAGTAGTATCCAGGCCGTACTGACCACCCAACGAAACGAAGCCATAGTTG is part of the Spirosoma rhododendri genome and encodes:
- a CDS encoding OBAP family protein, which codes for MASFRWVVSTAWILLLGCGGDNTSSNVKSPGETTTAKTKTLAAGADLLQNKAPLRKLSMYLDGFHFYNGDQRGQMEAHHFCSVINEDVTQCIIYDGNGENAKIMGVEYIVSEKLFASLPTDEKKLWHSHVFEVKSGQLIAPGIPELAEHELMEKLVSTYGKTFHTWHTDQDFTLPIGHPMIMMGFTKDGQLNPALVADRNRRFGVSTDAKRKDRATIASPPIQPGADAWQQGDVVQLTLTDSAAPAHNHRAVRQ